Part of the Aureitalea marina genome, GAGAGCATGCGTACCGCCAGTCTGAAAGACGTATCCACACTGCAAGAATACATCATGGACAATATGAGTCCTGAAGAGCAGGCCAGATTGAAGGAGCCCAAGTATTTTTATGAGGTGACCTTTGAGAAGCCGGGAGGAATTCCAATGCCTATCATTGCGGAGTACACATACAGTGACGGAAGTACTGAGCGTATTACCTATCCGGCTCAGATCTGGAGAAAGGACGATGATGCCGTTGGGAAAGTGATTGCCTCCGACAAGGAGATCACCAAGATCGTCGTCGATCCTGACGAAGAAACCGCCGACATTGACACCTCTAACAACAGCTGGCCCAAGCGTAAGAAATTGGGTGAGTTTGATCAGTTCAAGAACAAAGTCAAAGGCCAATAACCTGGCTTTAACCATATAAATTTGCCCGGTCATTTCATGGCCGGGCATTTTAATTCCCGGGTATTTTTTTAGGTATATTTGCAGTATGAATCCAGGGTCAATTGCTTTATTCATCAGCGGGGCAGAAATTGCCTTTATTCTTTTTATCGTGCTGATGGTGTTCGGTGCCGATAAGGTTCCCGAAATAGCACGTGGCCTGGGTAAAGGAATGCGTCAGATCAAGGATGCCACAAACGATATCAAGACAGAGATCACCAAAAGTGCAGAAAAGCAGGGTATCGATGTCGATATAACCAAGGACGTCAGATCCCAGATCGATAAGGTCAAAGAGGATGTTGACGATATAACCGGTCCCATCAAAAGGCAGTTTTGATGCTCAATTCCCTGGAGCAATGGGATCGGGAATTATTGCTATTCTTCAACGGTTTGAGTCAGGAAGCCTATGATCCATTTTGGTTGGTCGTTACC contains:
- a CDS encoding Sec-independent protein translocase subunit TatA/TatB; protein product: MNPGSIALFISGAEIAFILFIVLMVFGADKVPEIARGLGKGMRQIKDATNDIKTEITKSAEKQGIDVDITKDVRSQIDKVKEDVDDITGPIKRQF